In Kordia antarctica, the following proteins share a genomic window:
- a CDS encoding MFS transporter translates to METDQENQEKKSQSRLVKLGNVVYEFFASFNKFRRASFLSIIILAIIFLLVKALDQAYTLLVDMVESAPGSLILCYIIISVFALVISHYPIYIYYAKDINDSKDENYWYAHVWLGIYKIFTFSKKPEKEVIKRQKTEEINESGTSKLIGSKRKKEYKPDYFAKFFRYSLGLCIFSIWTYYIFKTYEPKLLFAFGDINIILWSNLFFYIIPFLVIIYMLIKKNKVEKANKKYRETHDKDSPAYEKFYTNGIVFFYIITLLSIVVLLITAFSGNFNTASYFLLQSLTLFLSLTYIYFRLFRSKLYDYASIPVLKRIEVNFNYVVFFFIVAVLIFGLILYSNIAVAYDLPLVNAMVILLGYIYIIYYGLACVLKYLFVIQAIKRQYSAYKCGEIEEQPYRDASGLKESKFARIIPLTAQGQFVATGQKKTTFYLVAIIAIIICSMIWRESTVHELDTRVPHMDNDVLHMRTYLDSLEKRIQNDKPLIFVASHGGAVKANIWTMKLLNHLQKETKGEFLDQTASFSGASGGMMGLSMYAVLSGQFPKNSINRFENIDGRINTVARKNYASMDISYTLGWDFIRKAILLKQMSQHKDRAYYSMVAYQNLLEDKNGRTLIDESFQGYWKKNIFDKNEYFPALLVNTSKTNGRRGVFSSVRYDQTERDLFLNADNLAQLEPIFPENGDEKRSVVSFYQAVSCTNRFPGFSPAAKIKGYGHFIDAGAIDNSGLLTSLDWYDFLKNSKDFIIQPETNVIFVEIINGKSNYIKYLLEKFKDTTQIDFITFDEKEQGNLSAVISAGANLDKNPDYFSDLIKRLEKRGRKPESELKDSLASAINSKKYRVKHVPIYLPRVITITDVEVFVGGEIEGFINDDPNGIKVRDSLVNFLKVENKQIFSMTEDANNKHHWKTYEPTLARHLSKSTLNYYDSILKNSKFIKNDVEFLNKQLKNNN, encoded by the coding sequence ATGGAAACTGACCAAGAAAATCAAGAAAAAAAATCGCAGTCTAGGCTTGTGAAATTAGGAAACGTTGTATACGAATTCTTTGCTTCGTTCAATAAATTTCGTCGTGCTTCATTTTTGAGTATCATTATTTTAGCAATTATCTTTTTGCTAGTAAAAGCACTCGATCAGGCGTATACACTACTAGTTGATATGGTAGAAAGCGCGCCAGGTTCATTAATACTATGTTATATTATTATTTCTGTGTTTGCGTTGGTTATTTCGCACTATCCAATTTATATATATTATGCCAAAGACATCAACGATAGTAAAGATGAAAACTATTGGTATGCACACGTGTGGTTAGGAATCTATAAAATATTTACCTTTAGTAAAAAACCTGAGAAAGAAGTAATTAAAAGACAAAAAACGGAGGAAATTAACGAATCTGGAACTTCAAAATTAATAGGAAGCAAAAGAAAAAAAGAATACAAACCAGATTATTTTGCGAAATTCTTTCGATACAGCTTGGGCTTGTGCATCTTTTCCATTTGGACATATTACATTTTCAAAACCTATGAACCAAAACTCTTATTTGCTTTCGGTGACATCAATATCATTTTGTGGAGCAATCTATTCTTCTACATAATTCCTTTTTTGGTTATCATATATATGCTCATAAAAAAGAATAAAGTTGAAAAGGCAAACAAAAAATACAGAGAAACACATGACAAAGATTCGCCTGCTTACGAAAAATTTTATACCAACGGAATCGTATTCTTCTATATAATTACATTACTTTCCATCGTAGTATTGCTTATCACAGCATTTAGTGGAAATTTCAATACAGCGTCTTATTTCTTATTACAATCGCTTACACTATTCTTATCATTGACGTATATATATTTTCGCTTATTTCGTTCAAAACTATATGATTATGCCTCCATACCAGTATTAAAACGAATTGAAGTAAATTTCAACTATGTGGTATTTTTCTTCATTGTGGCAGTATTAATTTTTGGTTTAATTTTGTATAGCAACATTGCCGTTGCGTACGATTTACCACTTGTAAATGCAATGGTAATTCTACTCGGATACATATACATTATCTATTACGGATTGGCATGTGTACTAAAATATCTATTTGTAATACAAGCAATCAAAAGACAATACAGTGCTTACAAATGTGGAGAAATAGAAGAACAACCATACAGAGATGCATCTGGTTTAAAAGAAAGTAAATTTGCACGGATAATTCCATTAACTGCTCAAGGACAATTTGTAGCAACAGGACAAAAGAAAACGACTTTTTATTTAGTTGCAATAATAGCAATTATTATATGTTCCATGATTTGGAGAGAAAGTACTGTACATGAGTTAGATACGCGAGTTCCACACATGGATAACGATGTTTTACACATGCGTACGTATTTAGATTCTTTAGAAAAAAGAATACAAAACGACAAACCACTCATTTTTGTGGCTTCTCATGGTGGCGCGGTAAAAGCAAACATTTGGACGATGAAATTGCTAAATCATCTTCAAAAAGAAACAAAAGGAGAATTCTTAGATCAAACCGCTTCATTTTCAGGTGCTTCTGGTGGAATGATGGGACTTTCAATGTATGCTGTATTATCGGGACAATTCCCTAAAAATTCGATTAATCGTTTTGAAAATATTGATGGAAGAATAAATACTGTTGCCAGAAAAAATTATGCTTCCATGGATATTTCATATACATTAGGTTGGGATTTTATCCGAAAAGCAATTCTGCTCAAACAAATGAGTCAACATAAAGACAGAGCGTATTATTCAATGGTAGCGTATCAAAATTTGTTGGAAGATAAAAATGGTAGAACACTTATAGATGAATCATTTCAAGGATATTGGAAAAAGAATATTTTTGATAAAAATGAGTATTTCCCAGCGTTGTTGGTAAATACGTCTAAAACCAATGGAAGAAGAGGCGTTTTTAGTTCCGTTCGTTACGATCAAACGGAAAGAGATTTGTTCTTAAATGCAGATAATTTAGCGCAATTAGAACCTATTTTTCCAGAAAATGGAGATGAAAAACGATCTGTAGTTTCATTTTATCAAGCGGTTTCGTGTACCAATCGGTTTCCAGGATTCAGTCCTGCGGCAAAAATAAAAGGTTACGGACATTTTATTGACGCTGGCGCGATTGATAACAGCGGATTGCTGACAAGTTTGGATTGGTACGATTTTCTCAAAAACAGCAAGGATTTCATCATACAACCGGAAACCAATGTCATATTCGTGGAAATCATCAATGGGAAATCAAATTACATCAAATACTTACTAGAAAAATTTAAAGATACTACTCAAATAGATTTTATAACATTTGATGAAAAAGAACAAGGAAATCTATCCGCAGTTATCAGCGCAGGCGCAAATTTGGACAAAAATCCAGATTACTTTAGTGATTTAATCAAGCGACTTGAAAAACGTGGAAGAAAACCAGAGAGTGAACTAAAAGATTCTTTAGCTTCTGCAATCAATTCAAAAAAATATCGCGTAAAACACGTGCCAATTTATCTACCAAGAGTTATTACTATTACTGATGTAGAAGTATTTGTTGGAGGAGAAATAGAAGGATTTATTAATGATGATCCAAATGGTATTAAGGTAAGAGACAGTCTTGTAAACTTTCTAAAAGTTGAAAATAAACAAATTTTTTCAATGACAGAAGACGCAAACAACAAACACCATTGGAAAACGTATGAGCCTACATTGGCTAGACATTTGAGCAAAAGCACCTTGAATTATTACGACAGTATTCTTAAAAATAGCAAATTCATTAAAAATGATGTTGAATTTCTAAATAAGCAACTCAAAAATAATAACTAG
- a CDS encoding SMI1/KNR4 family protein, translating into MFENTYALFNSLRDRIEPKIKKSENCILGFFTKLSEAKIKKFQDSLDIKLSTDIKKLYRTCNGLIIDWKMHSDTSNRIIIGKSEVYELGQLLSDSSYFFSGRKEVRQKIWKAENFNDDFYVLDHCEDGNYTVFKIENDKAILFWYNAYGQLKKMSLTLPEYIDQNIKFNAIQLWQEYFLEDITESPVRKIPDTIASDLKIIDSEFNTEVFEQFNNSLIDSNFNKYQAKKDRIDYFEIISEQLKSFKKDETFKKVKFKINPGVSVASLRRFHASTGIELPLELLAFYYQVNGFSLRWTTIQQEKTVNGSIQILSLEEMMGGRQLKKWSNEVYKGQFWDTDVDNFKSVKRFENIESTGNDVVLSIDEDGYKLLLFDDGDFKELNISINEYITKVLSVKGINEWHYHLLDEKDKSSMKIISREIIDKTFPNNSL; encoded by the coding sequence ATGTTTGAAAATACCTATGCACTCTTCAATTCATTGCGAGATCGAATTGAACCTAAAATAAAAAAATCTGAAAACTGTATATTGGGTTTTTTCACGAAACTAAGTGAAGCCAAAATAAAAAAGTTTCAAGATTCATTGGATATTAAACTTTCAACTGATATCAAAAAACTGTATAGAACTTGTAATGGTTTGATAATTGATTGGAAAATGCACTCTGACACTTCAAACAGAATAATAATAGGAAAATCGGAAGTATATGAACTTGGACAACTTCTTAGCGATTCTTCATATTTTTTTTCAGGAAGAAAAGAGGTCAGACAAAAAATTTGGAAAGCAGAAAATTTCAATGATGATTTTTATGTGTTAGATCATTGTGAGGATGGAAATTATACTGTTTTTAAAATAGAAAATGATAAGGCAATTTTATTTTGGTACAATGCCTACGGGCAATTGAAAAAAATGTCTTTAACACTTCCCGAATATATTGATCAAAACATCAAGTTTAATGCTATTCAATTATGGCAGGAATATTTTTTAGAAGATATCACTGAAAGCCCAGTGCGGAAGATTCCAGATACTATAGCAAGTGATTTAAAAATCATTGACTCGGAATTTAATACAGAAGTATTTGAGCAATTTAATAACAGCTTAATCGATTCAAATTTTAATAAATATCAAGCAAAAAAGGACAGAATAGATTATTTTGAAATTATAAGTGAGCAATTGAAAAGTTTCAAAAAAGATGAAACTTTTAAAAAAGTTAAATTCAAAATAAATCCCGGTGTGAGTGTTGCAAGTTTGAGAAGGTTTCACGCATCAACAGGAATAGAATTGCCTTTAGAGTTATTAGCATTTTACTATCAAGTAAATGGTTTTTCATTAAGATGGACAACAATTCAACAAGAAAAAACAGTAAATGGGTCTATTCAAATTCTATCATTAGAAGAAATGATGGGTGGAAGACAATTAAAAAAGTGGAGTAATGAAGTATATAAGGGACAATTTTGGGATACAGATGTGGATAATTTTAAATCTGTAAAAAGGTTTGAGAATATTGAGTCTACAGGAAATGATGTTGTGTTGAGTATTGATGAGGATGGTTACAAACTTCTTTTATTTGATGATGGTGATTTTAAGGAATTGAATATTTCAATTAATGAATATATTACCAAAGTATTATCTGTAAAAGGAATTAATGAATGGCACTATCATTTACTTGATGAAAAAGATAAGAGTAGTATGAAAATTATCTCAAGAGAAATTATTGATAAGACTTTTCCAAATAATTCATTATAA